A genome region from Sphaerisporangium krabiense includes the following:
- a CDS encoding cellulose binding domain-containing protein produces MRPRLALRLAATAAAALAVAAAIAVPGPAYADTAVFARTTSWSGGYNGQFTITNTGPTTLNGWTVVFDLPSGTTAGAFWDALMTRDGSRYTFKNREYNGTLAPGASATFGWVATGTGDPTGCTLNGAGCAGGPTPTATPTPTPTVTPTPTPSSTPPGGGQGTLAHAPYIDMGAWPTPSITAMRSASGLKNFTLAFITASACKAMWFNAYDPRQAWAKDEIDAVRAAGGDVKISFGGASGVELAQACTDDNALFTEYDAVVKAYDLKYIDLDIEGTATADPVSVDRRSRALLRLQRAHPGLKVSLTLPVLPEGLTADGLSVVRSARDAGVDVDVVNVMAMDYYRSIDYGDAAVQAAQSTFNQLKSLYPGKSDAQVWRMVGVTPMLGQNDDRRIYDQADARQLVAFAKTKNLGELSFWEMTRDRNACTGALYSCTNIPQSPYEFSKIFAGYNG; encoded by the coding sequence ATGAGACCGCGCCTCGCGCTCCGGCTCGCCGCCACGGCCGCCGCGGCACTCGCCGTCGCCGCCGCGATCGCCGTCCCCGGACCGGCCTACGCCGACACCGCCGTCTTCGCCAGGACGACCAGCTGGTCCGGCGGCTACAACGGCCAGTTCACGATCACCAACACCGGCCCCACCACGCTCAACGGCTGGACGGTCGTCTTCGACCTGCCGTCCGGGACCACGGCGGGAGCGTTCTGGGACGCGCTGATGACCCGCGACGGCTCGCGCTACACGTTCAAGAACCGCGAGTACAACGGCACGCTGGCGCCCGGGGCCTCGGCCACCTTCGGCTGGGTGGCCACCGGCACCGGCGACCCGACCGGCTGCACGCTGAACGGCGCCGGCTGCGCCGGCGGGCCGACCCCCACCGCCACCCCCACCCCCACGCCGACCGTCACTCCCACTCCCACGCCGTCCTCCACCCCTCCGGGCGGCGGCCAGGGAACGCTGGCCCACGCTCCCTACATCGACATGGGGGCATGGCCCACGCCCAGCATCACCGCGATGAGGTCGGCGTCGGGGCTGAAGAACTTCACCCTGGCCTTCATCACGGCCTCGGCCTGCAAGGCGATGTGGTTCAACGCCTACGACCCGCGCCAGGCCTGGGCCAAGGACGAGATCGACGCCGTCAGGGCCGCCGGAGGCGATGTGAAGATCTCCTTCGGCGGCGCGAGCGGCGTCGAGCTCGCCCAGGCGTGCACCGACGACAACGCGCTGTTCACCGAGTACGACGCGGTCGTCAAGGCCTATGACCTGAAGTACATCGACCTGGACATCGAGGGCACGGCCACCGCCGACCCCGTCTCGGTCGACCGCAGGTCGCGGGCGCTCCTGCGCCTGCAGCGGGCGCACCCGGGCCTCAAGGTCTCGCTCACCCTGCCCGTGCTCCCTGAGGGTCTCACCGCCGACGGGCTGAGCGTGGTGAGGTCCGCGCGCGACGCCGGGGTCGACGTCGACGTCGTCAACGTCATGGCCATGGACTACTACCGGTCCATCGACTACGGGGACGCCGCCGTTCAAGCAGCACAAAGCACCTTCAACCAACTCAAGTCCCTCTACCCCGGCAAGTCGGATGCCCAGGTCTGGCGGATGGTCGGCGTCACGCCGATGCTCGGCCAGAACGACGACCGCCGGATCTACGACCAGGCCGACGCCCGGCAGCTCGTGGCGTTCGCCAAGACCAAGAACCTGGGCGAGCTGTCCTTCTGGGAGATGACGCGCGACCGCAACGCCTGTACCGGGGCGCTGTACTCGTGCACCAACATCCCCCAATCGCCGTACGAATTCTCCAAGATCTTCGCGGGGTACAACGGATGA